A genomic stretch from Barnesiella intestinihominis YIT 11860 includes:
- a CDS encoding DUF3575 domain-containing protein, which yields MKKVFNKCFIILGVILNIQMVNAQRVALKSNLIDWATLSPNLAVEMRLNQRLTLDISAAANPFSFTIADMKATHFRFQPELRYWFNRPMARHFMGISLLGGLYNVKFKEHLYEGDIWAAGLTYGYAFVLSRHWNMEATLGIGMAKLRAFDYREGEEKPATPNLSKWSPVPIRLGLSFSYIFK from the coding sequence ATGAAAAAGGTTTTTAATAAATGCTTTATTATTTTGGGAGTGATCCTGAATATTCAAATGGTCAATGCACAACGTGTCGCTCTTAAAAGTAATCTCATCGATTGGGCTACATTATCGCCTAATTTGGCGGTAGAAATGAGGTTGAATCAAAGATTGACTCTCGATATAAGTGCTGCGGCTAATCCGTTTTCGTTTACGATTGCCGATATGAAAGCCACGCATTTCCGTTTTCAGCCGGAGTTGCGGTATTGGTTTAATAGGCCTATGGCTCGGCATTTCATGGGAATAAGTTTGTTGGGTGGACTTTATAATGTGAAATTTAAAGAACATCTTTATGAGGGCGATATTTGGGCCGCCGGTCTTACTTATGGCTACGCTTTTGTCCTTAGTCGTCATTGGAATATGGAAGCTACGTTGGGTATCGGTATGGCGAAGTTACGGGCTTTCGATTATCGGGAAGGAGAGGAAAAACCGGCAACACCCAATCTTTCCAAATGGTCGCCTGTCCCTATTCGGCTGGGACTATCTTTCTCTTATATATTTAAGTGA
- a CDS encoding zinc metallopeptidase, translating to MVYVLFIVIALVSFAVQRTLQSKFERYSKIPIPYGLTGRDIAMRMLQENGINDVSVTQVDGHLTDHYNPATHTVNLSRDVYYGNSVAAAAVAAHECGHAVQHARSYSFLNLRSALVPFVSFASNWVQWILLIGILTIQAYPAIMLLGIILFAATTLFSFITLPVEINASQRALAWLNGAGVTDASTHDKAKDALKWAAYTYVVAALGSLATLVYYIIIFAGGRRDS from the coding sequence ATGGTTTACGTATTATTTATAGTCATTGCATTAGTTAGCTTTGCGGTACAACGTACATTGCAAAGTAAATTCGAACGTTATTCTAAAATTCCCATTCCTTATGGCCTTACAGGACGGGATATTGCCATGCGTATGTTGCAGGAGAATGGAATAAACGATGTTTCTGTAACGCAGGTCGATGGGCATTTGACCGATCATTATAATCCGGCCACACATACGGTAAACCTCAGCCGTGATGTTTACTACGGCAACAGTGTCGCAGCGGCTGCCGTGGCTGCGCATGAATGTGGACATGCTGTACAACATGCCCGTTCTTATTCTTTCCTGAATTTGCGCTCGGCTCTTGTGCCGTTCGTGAGCTTCGCTTCAAATTGGGTACAATGGATTTTATTGATAGGGATTCTCACGATACAGGCTTATCCGGCTATTATGCTATTGGGTATAATTTTATTTGCTGCGACGACTTTGTTTAGTTTTATTACTCTGCCGGTGGAAATTAATGCCAGTCAAAGGGCGTTGGCTTGGTTGAACGGAGCCGGGGTGACCGATGCGAGTACTCACGACAAGGCCAAAGACGCATTGAAATGGGCTGCATATACTTATGTAGTGGCAGCGTTGGGGTCGTTAGCGACATTGGTGTACTACATTATTATTTTTGCAGGAGGGCGACGGGACAGTTAA
- a CDS encoding acyl-CoA dehydratase activase-related protein, with the protein MQGEKQYKTGLDVGSTTAKIVIIDESGQTVFSRYERHNAQVNDLLSAYFREARQELGNIETSIAVTGSVGMGTAEQLRTEFIQEVVAATRYAQQLYPSASALIDIGGEDAKVVLFQGNHIDLRMNGNCAGGTGAFIDQMAVLLGVDIEELSRLALQAEHIHPIAARCGVFSKTDIQNLVSRNVPLGDIAASIFHAVAVQTIVTLSRGWTFHPPILLCGGPLTFIPALRKAFADYLHLQESDFILPASGNLLPALGCALCATEEKAVSLSTLENLISRSTNITTKNSLPPLFDSETDYDNWKKEKAHYNWPSAPLVQGIQEAVLGIDSGSTTTKIVVTTPDGAILFSHYAPNLGNPIEAVRKGLTELKTQCDKNGTVLNITGSCSTGYGEELIKAAFGLDGSMIETMAHYRAARQMAPDVSFILDIGGQDMKAIFVKQGAITRMELNEACSSGCGSFIETFARTLKYNVSDFARSACMALHPCDLGTRCTVFMNSKIKQVLREGATVADIAAGLSYSVVKNCLYKVLKLKDGKELGGTIVVQGGTMHNDAIVRAFELETGKKVVRSNLPELMGAYGCALLAASQKSNSRTINQQLETTGYTSRQIQCNGCENKCFVCRYTFPNGNTFFSGNKCERIFTNRGESEKPGQNIYTDKYALLFDRETSETGNRTIGIPRVLNMYENYPFWHALFTRCGIRVVLSDISTFVSYEKALNSVMSDNICFPAKLVHSHIQNLIHKKVERIFLPYVVYEHESDKKMNNSYNCPIVTGYSDVIRSSMSPDIPVDSPAITFADTGLLTKQCTNYLSSWGISKRDAEQAVKYALNAQKQYSSDIRQKAENIVRESRRKEEPVILLAGRPYHTDPLIQHKLSEMIANLGVNVISDDIVRDNSEIETQDIYLIKQWAYMNRILKAAEWTARQGNDIQFVQMTSFGCGPDAFLLDEVRDILHRNGKPFTLLKIDDVNNIGSLKLRVRSLVESLKQTPLRGTTEKFRTTEVFRKKDRNRKIIAPFMSEYITPLLKPIFKLSGYDIEVLPPSDASSAETGLKYANNEVCYPATLIVGDIINALESGKYDLDNTAVAITQTGGQCRATNYLALIKRAMLDAGFGNVPVVTLGLGRKVSNEQEGFELKWQKILPVALNALLYTDTLSKFYHASVVREKERGAAARLRDKYLNLAERPILENEPHKLVEYIHLAAREFNDICMDKTCPKIGVVGEIFLKFNSYAHQHVVRFLCEQGIEVAPPILLPFFMQGFVNRENKEKLLLEKKRIPHFLSDLFYRYIDKRIALFNRTASTFRYFTPFTDIYEEAEETKNIVSGAAQFGEGWLLPAEIIAFTKQGINNVISLQPFGCIANHIVSKGIEKKLRMLYPELNLLSLDFDSGVSSVNVTNRLLLFTHNLSA; encoded by the coding sequence ATGCAAGGGGAAAAACAGTACAAAACAGGACTCGATGTAGGCTCTACAACAGCCAAAATAGTCATTATCGATGAATCCGGGCAAACCGTTTTCTCTCGTTATGAAAGACATAACGCCCAAGTGAACGATCTTCTTTCCGCCTATTTTCGGGAAGCCCGTCAAGAACTGGGCAACATCGAAACCTCTATCGCAGTTACCGGCTCGGTAGGCATGGGAACAGCAGAACAGCTACGAACCGAATTTATACAAGAGGTCGTAGCCGCCACCCGGTACGCCCAGCAACTATATCCATCTGCTTCGGCTTTGATCGACATCGGCGGAGAAGATGCCAAAGTCGTTCTCTTTCAAGGGAACCATATCGACCTTCGCATGAACGGGAATTGTGCCGGTGGTACAGGTGCGTTTATCGACCAAATGGCCGTACTGTTGGGAGTAGACATCGAAGAACTGAGCCGATTGGCTTTGCAAGCAGAGCATATACACCCGATAGCTGCCCGCTGCGGAGTCTTCTCCAAAACCGACATTCAAAATCTAGTCAGCAGGAACGTCCCGTTGGGCGACATCGCCGCCTCCATTTTCCATGCCGTTGCAGTACAAACCATCGTAACATTATCGCGAGGCTGGACATTCCACCCGCCTATTCTGTTATGCGGTGGTCCCTTGACCTTCATTCCGGCCTTACGAAAAGCATTCGCCGATTATCTGCATTTGCAAGAGAGCGACTTTATTCTTCCTGCCAGCGGGAACCTTCTTCCCGCATTAGGCTGTGCCCTATGTGCCACGGAAGAAAAAGCAGTTTCTTTATCGACATTGGAAAATCTCATATCCCGAAGCACCAATATCACAACAAAAAACAGCCTACCTCCGCTATTCGATTCCGAAACGGATTATGACAACTGGAAGAAAGAAAAAGCACATTATAACTGGCCCTCTGCCCCTCTTGTTCAAGGGATACAAGAAGCCGTACTGGGAATCGACTCAGGATCGACTACCACAAAAATAGTCGTGACAACCCCCGACGGCGCTATCCTTTTCTCGCACTACGCCCCCAATTTGGGGAATCCGATAGAAGCCGTTCGAAAAGGATTGACCGAATTAAAAACGCAATGCGATAAAAACGGGACGGTATTAAACATAACAGGCTCCTGTTCGACCGGATATGGAGAAGAATTGATAAAAGCGGCTTTCGGCCTCGACGGAAGCATGATAGAAACTATGGCCCATTACCGGGCCGCCCGACAAATGGCTCCCGATGTCTCTTTCATTCTCGACATCGGCGGACAAGACATGAAGGCTATTTTCGTCAAACAAGGAGCTATCACTCGCATGGAACTGAACGAAGCCTGCTCGTCGGGATGCGGTTCATTCATCGAAACCTTCGCCCGCACATTGAAATACAACGTGTCCGATTTTGCCCGTTCCGCCTGTATGGCTTTGCACCCTTGCGACTTGGGCACACGCTGCACCGTCTTTATGAATTCAAAAATTAAACAGGTTTTGCGGGAAGGAGCGACAGTAGCAGATATAGCCGCAGGGTTGTCCTATTCGGTCGTAAAAAACTGTTTGTACAAAGTCTTGAAGTTAAAGGACGGCAAAGAGTTAGGAGGAACGATTGTCGTTCAAGGAGGAACGATGCATAACGATGCGATCGTCCGTGCATTCGAATTGGAAACCGGTAAAAAAGTCGTACGAAGTAATTTACCCGAATTGATGGGAGCATACGGTTGCGCTCTACTGGCCGCTTCTCAAAAATCGAATTCGCGCACGATAAACCAACAGCTCGAAACTACCGGATATACCAGCCGACAAATTCAATGCAACGGCTGTGAAAACAAATGTTTCGTATGCCGCTATACCTTCCCCAACGGTAATACGTTCTTCTCGGGAAACAAATGCGAACGAATTTTCACCAATCGGGGGGAAAGCGAAAAACCCGGACAGAACATATATACCGACAAATATGCTTTGTTGTTCGACCGGGAAACTTCGGAAACAGGCAACAGAACCATAGGTATACCCCGTGTCCTTAACATGTACGAGAACTATCCCTTTTGGCATGCTCTCTTTACTCGCTGCGGTATTCGGGTCGTACTGTCCGATATTTCAACTTTCGTCAGTTATGAGAAAGCTCTCAACTCGGTCATGTCGGACAACATCTGTTTCCCGGCCAAATTAGTGCACAGCCACATTCAAAACCTGATTCACAAGAAGGTGGAACGCATCTTCCTGCCATACGTTGTCTACGAGCACGAAAGCGACAAGAAAATGAACAACAGCTACAACTGCCCCATCGTCACCGGGTACTCCGATGTCATACGCAGTTCCATGTCGCCGGACATTCCGGTAGACTCTCCGGCCATCACTTTTGCCGACACCGGCTTACTCACCAAACAATGCACGAATTACCTAAGTTCTTGGGGCATATCGAAAAGAGATGCCGAGCAGGCTGTGAAATATGCGTTGAACGCCCAAAAACAATATTCGTCAGACATACGCCAAAAAGCCGAAAACATTGTCAGGGAAAGCCGCAGAAAAGAAGAACCGGTTATCTTGCTTGCCGGACGCCCTTATCACACCGACCCGCTCATACAGCATAAACTTTCCGAAATGATAGCCAATCTGGGAGTAAACGTCATCTCGGACGACATAGTTAGAGACAACTCCGAGATAGAGACCCAAGACATTTATCTCATCAAACAATGGGCCTATATGAACCGAATCCTGAAAGCCGCAGAATGGACAGCCCGGCAAGGGAACGATATTCAATTCGTACAAATGACCTCTTTCGGCTGCGGACCCGACGCCTTTCTTCTCGACGAAGTAAGAGATATTCTACATCGTAACGGGAAACCCTTCACGCTTCTAAAAATAGACGATGTAAATAACATAGGTTCTCTGAAACTAAGAGTGCGTTCTTTGGTCGAAAGCCTGAAACAAACGCCGCTACGCGGAACGACAGAGAAATTCCGTACAACAGAAGTCTTTCGCAAAAAAGATCGAAACCGAAAAATCATAGCCCCTTTTATGTCGGAATACATCACACCTCTGTTAAAGCCGATTTTCAAATTGTCGGGGTACGACATAGAGGTATTGCCACCGAGCGATGCCTCCTCGGCCGAAACCGGTTTGAAGTACGCCAACAACGAGGTTTGCTATCCGGCCACACTCATTGTGGGCGATATTATCAACGCTTTGGAATCGGGGAAATACGATCTCGACAACACGGCCGTAGCCATTACTCAAACCGGAGGACAATGCCGTGCGACCAATTACTTGGCTCTTATTAAACGAGCCATGCTCGATGCCGGATTCGGAAATGTTCCCGTAGTCACGTTGGGATTAGGGCGAAAAGTTTCCAACGAACAAGAAGGCTTCGAACTGAAATGGCAAAAGATATTGCCCGTCGCACTCAATGCCCTGCTCTACACCGATACGCTTTCTAAATTTTATCATGCCTCGGTAGTCCGGGAAAAAGAACGGGGAGCCGCGGCCCGATTGAGAGACAAATATTTAAACCTCGCCGAGCGTCCCATTCTCGAAAACGAGCCTCACAAGTTAGTGGAATATATCCACCTTGCAGCCCGAGAATTCAACGATATCTGTATGGACAAAACCTGTCCCAAAATCGGTGTAGTGGGAGAAATATTCCTAAAATTCAATTCCTATGCTCATCAACACGTCGTACGCTTCTTGTGCGAACAAGGTATAGAGGTGGCCCCTCCCATTTTATTGCCGTTCTTTATGCAAGGATTCGTGAACCGCGAGAACAAGGAAAAACTACTCTTAGAAAAGAAACGTATACCTCATTTCCTATCCGACTTATTCTACCGATACATCGACAAACGGATAGCCCTGTTTAACAGAACGGCATCCACATTCCGGTATTTCACCCCCTTTACCGACATCTATGAAGAAGCGGAAGAGACGAAAAATATTGTCTCGGGTGCAGCTCAATTCGGCGAAGGCTGGCTACTACCGGCCGAAATCATAGCGTTCACCAAACAGGGTATAAACAACGTCATATCGTTACAACCGTTCGGCTGCATCGCCAACCACATCGTATCGAAAGGGATAGAAAAGAAGCTGCGTATGCTGTATCCTGAATTAAATTTATTATCTTTGGATTTTGACAGTGGGGTGAGCAGCGTAAACGTAACGAACCGATTATTACTTTTCACACACAATTTAAGTGCCTAA
- a CDS encoding TetR/AcrR family transcriptional regulator, translated as MNSTSTIAHQKTEQTENIESRIIEAAKQEFIKKGFEQTSMSDIAAVVGINRPTLHYYFRTKDKMFQAVFASIVAKFLPHIDTIFSTQQSFSEKLEDVIDVYVSIFSTNPLLPKFIIGEIQRDANHLIETFYSLNLDQYLKHIGEFLEKEMESGNFKKVPLPFIFMTLYSQLAFPFLSKNLTMKLFFNEDKDTFNAFLQEWKQHIISQITYLLKP; from the coding sequence ATGAATTCAACTTCAACCATCGCTCACCAGAAGACAGAGCAAACCGAAAATATAGAATCGCGTATTATCGAGGCGGCAAAGCAAGAATTTATAAAAAAAGGATTCGAGCAAACATCGATGAGCGATATTGCAGCGGTCGTAGGGATCAACCGTCCCACCCTACATTATTATTTCAGGACAAAAGATAAAATGTTTCAAGCAGTTTTCGCCTCGATCGTTGCAAAATTTTTACCTCATATCGATACTATTTTTTCGACTCAGCAATCGTTCTCTGAAAAATTAGAAGATGTTATCGACGTCTATGTATCCATTTTCTCGACAAATCCTTTGCTCCCCAAATTCATCATAGGCGAAATTCAACGCGACGCCAACCATTTAATAGAAACTTTTTATAGTTTAAACCTCGATCAATATTTGAAACACATCGGAGAATTTCTTGAAAAAGAAATGGAAAGCGGAAACTTTAAGAAAGTACCCCTCCCCTTTATATTCATGACACTTTACAGCCAACTGGCTTTCCCTTTCCTCAGTAAGAACCTTACCATGAAACTCTTTTTCAATGAAGACAAAGATACATTCAATGCCTTTCTACAAGAATGGAAACAACACATTATCTCGCAAATCACCTATCTTTTGAAACCGTAA
- a CDS encoding carboxypeptidase-like regulatory domain-containing protein: protein MLNLNKFCSLFIGLILSVVCALPLSARDINVRGTVTNIEGEPLFRVSIYNAGTNKLIGSTNEDGKYLVKIDSEGELLFTSLGYEECKAAVRGELTVDVVLRHSAVALEEVVVSAKRITDNVVPEPTDIEVKGNYFHIRTRVKIPKELFSTNARMIIQPGVYNVTREQMIFLEPLVFDGKEYAITQERMYDYDSGQDPLSRYVQVKSSSSRKDDLVGYSDSTYVENVNDDFRCDMMVSMENYNRVLYRDTFVIARGVVNPLRFLEYEIPGSAVKNENFFPQPEMQLRDTKGDVNLTFRVNKSDLNLTDGDNREELNRLISRLHQVENDPNARLKSFSIAGTASPEGNYERNKQLAQKRMASAMSLIVKELNESTRRQIDMHTTASVETWDRVVDLLRADNKIREADAIQEIIDKYPDNPNRQSRNVVSLPFYRPLITSRYLPRLRRVSYELLFSQYRYLTDEEIEALYRSDSASLSRNEFWRLYNLADSIAEREAICRRALEVYPKFLVAATDLAAILIDKGVPDSELLLPYLEMPELPDETRLNQVVAWLSAGRYAQADSLAFDLPDTGIYHKAKVYAAALNGRYNEVMQEISAESPFNEVLMLLAIKSNEQAWEKAKLLGNSAKEEYIKAVAANRVDEVVLALSYLESAFKKDPSLRDVASVDGDVLDLLQQED, encoded by the coding sequence ATGTTGAATCTCAATAAATTTTGTTCCTTGTTCATAGGGCTTATTTTGAGTGTCGTTTGCGCTTTGCCTTTGTCTGCGCGTGATATAAATGTACGGGGAACGGTGACCAATATCGAGGGGGAACCGCTATTTCGGGTGAGTATCTATAATGCCGGAACCAATAAACTTATCGGCTCGACGAATGAAGATGGAAAATATTTGGTGAAAATCGATTCGGAAGGAGAGTTATTGTTTACATCGTTGGGATATGAAGAATGTAAAGCTGCCGTCCGTGGGGAATTGACGGTCGATGTCGTGCTTCGTCATTCGGCAGTGGCTCTCGAAGAAGTAGTTGTTTCTGCCAAGAGAATTACCGACAATGTGGTTCCCGAACCCACCGATATTGAAGTGAAAGGAAATTATTTTCATATCCGCACTCGTGTGAAAATTCCCAAAGAGCTTTTTTCTACGAATGCCCGTATGATTATACAACCGGGTGTTTACAATGTCACTCGGGAACAGATGATTTTTCTCGAACCTTTGGTTTTCGATGGGAAAGAGTATGCCATTACTCAGGAACGTATGTACGATTATGATTCGGGTCAAGACCCTTTGTCGCGATATGTTCAAGTGAAAAGTTCTTCTTCCCGCAAGGACGATTTGGTCGGGTATAGTGACTCGACCTATGTAGAAAATGTAAATGACGATTTCCGTTGCGATATGATGGTCTCGATGGAAAATTACAATCGGGTGCTCTATCGCGATACGTTTGTTATTGCCCGGGGTGTTGTGAACCCGTTGCGTTTCCTCGAATACGAGATTCCCGGTAGTGCGGTAAAGAACGAAAATTTTTTCCCGCAGCCAGAGATGCAACTGCGGGATACGAAGGGCGATGTGAATCTTACATTCAGAGTGAACAAGAGCGATTTGAATCTCACCGATGGGGATAACCGAGAGGAATTGAATCGGCTTATTTCCCGATTGCATCAGGTAGAGAACGATCCGAATGCTCGGTTAAAAAGTTTTTCTATTGCAGGAACGGCATCGCCGGAGGGGAACTATGAGAGAAACAAACAGTTGGCGCAGAAACGTATGGCATCGGCAATGTCGCTCATCGTTAAAGAGTTGAACGAGTCTACCCGGAGGCAAATAGATATGCATACGACAGCATCGGTCGAGACTTGGGACCGGGTGGTCGATTTGCTTCGGGCGGATAACAAAATCCGAGAGGCCGATGCTATACAGGAAATAATCGATAAATATCCCGATAATCCGAACCGGCAGTCGAGAAATGTCGTATCGTTGCCTTTTTATCGCCCTTTGATAACTTCCCGGTATTTGCCTCGGTTGCGTCGAGTAAGTTATGAGCTGTTATTTTCGCAATACCGTTATCTCACAGACGAAGAAATCGAAGCGCTCTATCGTAGCGATAGTGCATCTTTGTCTCGTAATGAATTTTGGCGGCTGTACAATCTCGCCGATTCGATTGCCGAGCGTGAGGCGATATGCCGCCGGGCATTGGAGGTCTATCCCAAATTTTTGGTTGCGGCTACCGATTTGGCAGCTATTCTTATTGATAAGGGAGTGCCGGATTCAGAGCTGCTTTTACCTTATCTCGAAATGCCGGAATTGCCCGATGAAACAAGATTGAACCAAGTGGTCGCTTGGTTGTCTGCCGGGCGTTATGCCCAAGCCGACTCTTTGGCATTCGATTTACCGGATACAGGTATTTATCATAAAGCGAAAGTCTATGCCGCCGCGCTGAATGGCCGTTACAACGAGGTGATGCAGGAAATATCGGCGGAATCGCCTTTTAACGAAGTGCTTATGCTTTTGGCTATCAAGTCGAACGAACAAGCATGGGAAAAAGCGAAGCTGCTCGGAAATTCGGCCAAAGAGGAGTATATCAAGGCCGTGGCGGCTAATCGTGTCGACGAGGTGGTTCTCGCTTTGTCCTATTTGGAGAGTGCGTTCAAGAAGGATCCGTCGTTACGAGATGTCGCCAGTGTCGATGGCGATGTATTGGATTTGTTACAACAGGAAGATTAA
- a CDS encoding DUF4465 domain-containing protein: protein MRKILLVFAVCVCSAVFAENIVLDLSNPGDFPIEYDETGLWADVFNNDAIVYSQEFMFSHASPYSNYSNGFFASKVTAISASAGTDDQWGCMAKGGFAGEGTPYLGAYWDAYTESTSDAKTCEVYTSAPYYAVGCYVCNNPYVYYAIEKGNPYSTKFEQGDWFKLVAHGIDEQGTETGTVEYYLADFRSENADDWKLNDTWEWVDLSELGQIASIYFTMESSDVGDYGINTPTYFCLDKLTVSTEPSSVEESVVAQVKVYYDRSNGTVRVESAQLVEAAVYNMSGTLVMKQLVEGSGAIDMSAYPAGVYVVRCGGYSIKIVK from the coding sequence ATGAGAAAAATATTACTTGTTTTTGCCGTTTGTGTATGCAGTGCGGTTTTTGCGGAAAACATCGTTTTAGATTTGTCGAATCCGGGAGACTTCCCTATCGAGTATGATGAGACTGGGTTGTGGGCAGATGTTTTTAATAATGATGCGATTGTTTATTCACAAGAATTTATGTTTTCGCACGCTTCTCCTTATTCCAATTATTCAAATGGATTCTTTGCCAGCAAGGTAACTGCCATATCGGCATCGGCAGGTACCGATGATCAATGGGGCTGTATGGCTAAGGGAGGCTTTGCCGGTGAGGGAACTCCCTATTTAGGGGCATATTGGGATGCCTATACCGAATCGACCTCCGATGCGAAGACTTGCGAGGTATACACTTCCGCTCCATATTATGCCGTAGGGTGTTATGTATGCAACAACCCTTATGTCTATTATGCTATTGAGAAGGGGAATCCATATTCGACTAAATTCGAGCAGGGAGATTGGTTTAAATTAGTTGCTCACGGTATCGATGAGCAAGGCACAGAGACAGGAACCGTGGAATATTATTTGGCCGATTTCCGTTCTGAGAATGCCGACGACTGGAAATTGAACGATACTTGGGAATGGGTCGATTTGAGTGAATTGGGACAGATTGCTTCAATTTACTTTACGATGGAGTCGAGCGATGTGGGTGATTATGGCATCAATACACCGACGTATTTTTGTCTCGATAAACTTACCGTTTCGACCGAGCCTTCGTCGGTTGAAGAAAGTGTGGTTGCTCAGGTGAAAGTTTATTACGACCGTTCTAACGGGACTGTTCGTGTAGAGTCGGCTCAGCTGGTCGAAGCTGCTGTTTATAACATGAGCGGTACTCTCGTGATGAAACAACTCGTAGAAGGATCGGGTGCTATTGACATGTCTGCTTATCCCGCTGGCGTTTATGTAGTGCGTTGCGGCGGATATAGTATTAAGATTGTTAAATGA
- a CDS encoding ferritin, with protein MLSKKMEEALNAQVNAEFWSAYLYLSMSNHFAAAGNQGFANWFSIQFQEEQAHATIFMKYVLSCGGKVTLAPIAGVKTEWKSPLEAFEDTLAHERKVTALIHDLCVLADEEKDFGTANMLKWFVDEQIEEEANAQELIDSLKMIKDNGFGLYMLDKELKARVYTTPAPLATSAE; from the coding sequence ATGCTTAGCAAGAAAATGGAAGAGGCTCTTAATGCCCAAGTGAATGCCGAGTTTTGGTCGGCTTATTTATATCTTTCGATGTCCAACCATTTTGCAGCGGCTGGGAATCAGGGTTTTGCTAATTGGTTTTCTATACAGTTCCAAGAGGAACAAGCTCATGCTACTATATTTATGAAATATGTGCTCTCGTGTGGTGGTAAAGTAACGTTGGCTCCTATTGCCGGTGTGAAGACCGAATGGAAATCGCCTCTCGAAGCTTTTGAAGATACGTTGGCTCATGAGAGAAAAGTAACCGCCCTGATTCATGACCTTTGTGTACTTGCCGATGAGGAAAAAGATTTCGGTACTGCCAATATGCTGAAATGGTTTGTCGACGAGCAAATTGAAGAAGAGGCTAATGCTCAGGAATTAATTGATAGCCTGAAAATGATTAAAGATAACGGTTTCGGGTTGTATATGCTCGACAAAGAGTTGAAAGCTCGTGTTTATACGACTCCTGCCCCGTTGGCTACATCGGCCGAATAG